One stretch of Cervus canadensis isolate Bull #8, Minnesota chromosome 5, ASM1932006v1, whole genome shotgun sequence DNA includes these proteins:
- the UXS1 gene encoding UDP-glucuronic acid decarboxylase 1 isoform X1, with protein sequence MLSQPLLRLASAVSRRRMKLLLGIALLAYVASVWGNLVNMSVLLNRSIQENGELRIESRIEEIIEPLREKIRDLEKSFTQKYPPVKFLSEKDRKRILVTGGAGFVGSHLTDKLMMDGHEVTVVDNFFTGRKRNVEHWIGHENFELINHDVVEPLYIEVDQIYHLASPASPPNYMYNPIKTLKTNTIGTLNMLGLAKRVGARLLLASTSEVYGDPEVHPQTEDYWGHVNPIGPRACYDEGKRVAETMCYAYMKQEGVEVRVARIFNTFGPRMHMNDGRVVSNFILQALQGEPLTVYGSGSQTRAFQYVSDLVNGLVALMNSNVSSPVNLGNPEEHTILEFAQLIKNLVGSGSEIQFLSEAQDDPQKRKPDIKKAKLMLGWEPVVPLEEGLNKAIHYFRKELEYQANNQYIPKPKPARIKKGRTRHN encoded by the exons CTGTTTGGGGCAACTTGGTTAACATGAG TGTTCTACTCAACAGGTCCATCCAGGAAAACGGGGAGCTGAGAATTGAGAGCAGGATTGAAGAG ATCATTGAACCACTAAGGGAGAAAATCAGAGATTTGGAAAAGAG CTTCACCCAGAAATACCCGCCAGTAAAATTTTTATCAGAAAAGGACCGTAAAAGAATTTTG GTAACTGGGGGCGCAGGCTTTGTGGGTTCCCACCTCACAGACAAACTCATGATGGATGGTCACGAAGTGACCGTGGTGGACAACTTCTTCACCGGCAGGAAGAGGAACGTGGAGCACTGGATCGGCCACGAGAACTTTGAGCTGATCAACCACGACGTGGTGGAGCCACTGTACATCGAAG TGGACCAGATCTACCACCTGGCCTCTCCTGCCTCACCTCCCAACTACATGTACAATCCCATCAAGACACTGAAGACCAACACCATCGGAACACTAAACATGCTGG GGCTGGCAAAGCGCGTTGGGGCCCGTCTACTCCTGGCCTCCACCTCAGAGGTGTACGGAG ACCCTGAAGTCCACCCACAGACCGAGGATTACTGGGGCCACGTGAATCCCATAGGACCCCGAGCCTGCTATGACGAAGGGAAGCGAGTCGCTGAGACCATGTGCTATGCCTACATGAAGCAG GAGGGTGTGGAGGTGCGTGTGGCCAGGATCTTCAACACCTTTGGTCCCCGAATGCACATGAACGATGGCCGGGTGGTCAGCAACTTCATCCTGCAGGCGCTGCAGGGGGAGCCGCTCACG GTGTACGGATCCGGATCGCAGACAAGGGCCTTCCAGTACGTCAG CGACCTGGTGAATGGCCTTGTGGCACTCATGAACAGCAACGTCAGCAGCCCCGTCAACCTG GGGAACCCGGAAGAACACACCATCCTAGAATTTGCTCAGCTCATCAAAAACCTCGTTG GCAGTGGGAGtgaaattcagtttctttctgaAGCCCAGGACGACCCCCAGAAAAGGAAACCAGACATCAAGAAAGCAAAGCTGATGCTGGGATGGGAGCCAGTG GTCCCGCTGGAGGAAGGGTTAAACAAAGCCATCCACTACTTCCGGAAGGAACTCGAGTACCAGGCAAATAACCAGTACATCCCCAAACCAAAACCGGCAAGGATAAAAAAAGGACGGACACGCCATAACTGA
- the UXS1 gene encoding UDP-glucuronic acid decarboxylase 1 isoform X2 — MLSQPLLRLASAVSRRRMKLLLGIALLAYVASVWGNLVNMRSIQENGELRIESRIEEIIEPLREKIRDLEKSFTQKYPPVKFLSEKDRKRILVTGGAGFVGSHLTDKLMMDGHEVTVVDNFFTGRKRNVEHWIGHENFELINHDVVEPLYIEVDQIYHLASPASPPNYMYNPIKTLKTNTIGTLNMLGLAKRVGARLLLASTSEVYGDPEVHPQTEDYWGHVNPIGPRACYDEGKRVAETMCYAYMKQEGVEVRVARIFNTFGPRMHMNDGRVVSNFILQALQGEPLTVYGSGSQTRAFQYVSDLVNGLVALMNSNVSSPVNLGNPEEHTILEFAQLIKNLVGSGSEIQFLSEAQDDPQKRKPDIKKAKLMLGWEPVVPLEEGLNKAIHYFRKELEYQANNQYIPKPKPARIKKGRTRHN; from the exons CTGTTTGGGGCAACTTGGTTAACATGAG GTCCATCCAGGAAAACGGGGAGCTGAGAATTGAGAGCAGGATTGAAGAG ATCATTGAACCACTAAGGGAGAAAATCAGAGATTTGGAAAAGAG CTTCACCCAGAAATACCCGCCAGTAAAATTTTTATCAGAAAAGGACCGTAAAAGAATTTTG GTAACTGGGGGCGCAGGCTTTGTGGGTTCCCACCTCACAGACAAACTCATGATGGATGGTCACGAAGTGACCGTGGTGGACAACTTCTTCACCGGCAGGAAGAGGAACGTGGAGCACTGGATCGGCCACGAGAACTTTGAGCTGATCAACCACGACGTGGTGGAGCCACTGTACATCGAAG TGGACCAGATCTACCACCTGGCCTCTCCTGCCTCACCTCCCAACTACATGTACAATCCCATCAAGACACTGAAGACCAACACCATCGGAACACTAAACATGCTGG GGCTGGCAAAGCGCGTTGGGGCCCGTCTACTCCTGGCCTCCACCTCAGAGGTGTACGGAG ACCCTGAAGTCCACCCACAGACCGAGGATTACTGGGGCCACGTGAATCCCATAGGACCCCGAGCCTGCTATGACGAAGGGAAGCGAGTCGCTGAGACCATGTGCTATGCCTACATGAAGCAG GAGGGTGTGGAGGTGCGTGTGGCCAGGATCTTCAACACCTTTGGTCCCCGAATGCACATGAACGATGGCCGGGTGGTCAGCAACTTCATCCTGCAGGCGCTGCAGGGGGAGCCGCTCACG GTGTACGGATCCGGATCGCAGACAAGGGCCTTCCAGTACGTCAG CGACCTGGTGAATGGCCTTGTGGCACTCATGAACAGCAACGTCAGCAGCCCCGTCAACCTG GGGAACCCGGAAGAACACACCATCCTAGAATTTGCTCAGCTCATCAAAAACCTCGTTG GCAGTGGGAGtgaaattcagtttctttctgaAGCCCAGGACGACCCCCAGAAAAGGAAACCAGACATCAAGAAAGCAAAGCTGATGCTGGGATGGGAGCCAGTG GTCCCGCTGGAGGAAGGGTTAAACAAAGCCATCCACTACTTCCGGAAGGAACTCGAGTACCAGGCAAATAACCAGTACATCCCCAAACCAAAACCGGCAAGGATAAAAAAAGGACGGACACGCCATAACTGA